Proteins found in one Limnobaculum xujianqingii genomic segment:
- a CDS encoding DeoR/GlpR family DNA-binding transcription regulator — MSDKRSDRMRNILHYLWQHKKIETRQAVELFGYAEASVRRDFQIIVDGYPGMVRCHGGIVFDKTTVDQEYIFDVKQSIQRVAKQDIAQFARNMIKPDDCILLDSGSTCLELAKRLSDISAKVITTDVKIANQLGCYNQLESYIVGGMIRSGYFSVGESLAVDMLKLFSADKTFMSCDALSLESGITNSTVFEVGVKKMLIQRARQVVLLADHSKFDQIKPHSVATLLSMTCIITDALLPEETFQRYRQAGINIIRAGERGYDDGYYL; from the coding sequence ATGAGCGATAAACGTTCCGATCGAATGCGTAATATTTTGCACTATCTGTGGCAACATAAAAAGATAGAGACGCGTCAGGCAGTTGAACTGTTTGGTTATGCTGAAGCGTCTGTCAGACGAGATTTTCAGATTATTGTGGATGGCTATCCGGGAATGGTCCGTTGCCATGGTGGTATCGTTTTTGATAAAACCACCGTCGATCAAGAGTACATTTTTGACGTCAAGCAGAGTATTCAACGAGTGGCTAAACAGGATATTGCTCAGTTTGCCCGTAACATGATAAAGCCGGATGACTGCATTCTGTTGGATTCCGGATCAACCTGTCTGGAGCTGGCTAAGCGGCTGTCGGACATCTCTGCTAAAGTGATTACCACTGATGTAAAAATAGCCAATCAGTTGGGATGTTATAACCAACTGGAAAGCTATATCGTTGGCGGTATGATTCGCTCCGGGTATTTTTCTGTAGGTGAAAGCTTAGCCGTTGATATGTTGAAGTTATTTTCAGCGGATAAAACCTTTATGTCTTGTGATGCATTATCTCTGGAGAGTGGGATAACCAATTCCACCGTTTTTGAGGTTGGGGTAAAAAAAATGCTGATCCAGCGGGCCCGACAGGTGGTATTACTGGCGGATCACAGTAAATTTGATCAGATAAAACCTCACAGTGTGGCGACGTTGCTCTCTATGACCTGTATTATTACCGATGCATTACTGCCAGAGGAGACGTTTCAACGTTACCGGCAGGCAGGAATTAATATCATCAGAGCGGGAGAAAGAGGGTATGACGACGGCTATTATCTTTGA
- the sgcB gene encoding PTS sugar transporter subunit IIB SgcB, which produces MKKILVACGTGMSTSTMIAQRLQEYLTAQGIPVSTSQCCLNEIPYNCSGMDLIVTSMKVDKDYGIPTLNGAPLLIGINDDVLKEKIKALLSQ; this is translated from the coding sequence ATGAAGAAGATATTGGTAGCCTGTGGAACAGGCATGTCCACCTCAACCATGATTGCGCAGCGATTGCAGGAATATTTAACTGCGCAAGGGATCCCGGTGAGCACATCTCAATGTTGTCTGAATGAGATCCCTTATAACTGCAGTGGAATGGATTTGATCGTGACGTCCATGAAAGTGGATAAGGATTACGGCATTCCCACGCTGAACGGTGCACCGTTATTAATCGGCATTAATGATGATGTGCTTAAAGAAAAAATCAAAGCACTGCTAAGCCAATAG
- a CDS encoding SirB2 family protein: MYIWVKHLHVLTAVISIVLFILRFYWKWRSSAIMQQRWVKIAPHLNDTILFGTGVVLIFITHFYPFSVQGTWLTEKLIAVVIYIVLGYIALGKRDRSQMVKSVAFMAAILCLYLIVTLATNKMPLFMGYA, translated from the coding sequence ATGTACATATGGGTAAAACATTTACATGTTCTCACCGCAGTAATCAGTATTGTGCTGTTTATTTTGCGTTTTTACTGGAAGTGGCGTAGCTCTGCCATTATGCAGCAACGCTGGGTTAAGATTGCACCTCATCTGAATGACACTATTCTATTCGGCACTGGTGTAGTGTTAATCTTTATTACCCACTTTTATCCATTCTCTGTTCAGGGAACCTGGTTAACTGAGAAGCTGATAGCCGTGGTGATTTATATCGTTTTGGGATATATCGCTTTGGGAAAACGGGATCGGAGTCAGATGGTGAAATCAGTAGCCTTTATGGCTGCAATACTCTGCCTGTATCTGATAGTTACATTAGCAACAAATAAAATGCCGTTATTTATGGGGTATGCATGA
- the kdsA gene encoding 3-deoxy-8-phosphooctulonate synthase: MSQKVVKIGDIPVANDLPFVLFGGMNVLESRDLAMRICEHYVTVTQKLGIPYVFKASFDKANRSSIHSYRGPGLEEGMKIFQELKQAFGVKIITDVHESWQAQPVADVVDVIQLPAFLARQTDLVEAMARTGAVINVKKPQFVSPGQMGNIVDKFKEGGNDQIILCDRGSNFGYDNLVVDMLGFNVMKQATGGHPVIFDVTHALQCRDPFGAASGGRRAQVAELARSGMAVGIAGLFIEAHPDPVHAKCDGPSALPLDKLEPFLTQMKAIDELVKSFPELDTSK, from the coding sequence ATGAGTCAGAAAGTAGTTAAAATTGGTGACATTCCGGTAGCTAACGACCTGCCATTTGTCCTGTTTGGCGGTATGAACGTGCTGGAGTCACGGGATCTGGCGATGCGTATTTGTGAGCATTACGTTACCGTTACGCAAAAGTTAGGTATTCCTTATGTCTTTAAAGCCTCTTTTGATAAAGCTAACCGTTCTTCTATTCACTCTTATCGTGGCCCGGGCCTGGAAGAGGGAATGAAAATTTTTCAGGAACTGAAACAGGCGTTTGGTGTAAAAATTATTACCGATGTACACGAAAGTTGGCAGGCTCAACCGGTAGCTGATGTGGTGGACGTAATCCAGTTACCAGCATTCCTTGCTCGTCAGACCGATTTGGTGGAAGCCATGGCGCGTACCGGTGCGGTTATTAACGTTAAAAAGCCACAGTTTGTCAGCCCTGGTCAGATGGGAAATATCGTCGATAAATTTAAAGAAGGCGGTAACGATCAGATTATTCTCTGCGATCGTGGTAGTAACTTTGGTTATGACAATCTGGTTGTGGATATGTTGGGCTTTAACGTGATGAAGCAGGCAACAGGTGGTCATCCAGTGATTTTTGACGTAACACACGCCTTACAGTGTCGCGATCCATTTGGTGCTGCATCTGGTGGTCGTCGTGCTCAGGTTGCTGAACTGGCTCGTTCCGGTATGGCAGTTGGTATTGCTGGTCTGTTTATTGAAGCTCACCCGGATCCTGTACATGCTAAGTGTGATGGTCCTTCCGCGCTGCCTTTGGATAAGCTGGAGCCGTTCCTGACCCAGATGAAAGCCATTGATGAACTGGTTAAGAGCTTCCCGGAACTGGATACCAGTAAATAA
- the dauA gene encoding C4-dicarboxylic acid transporter DauA: protein MKTHGINGVRPFSALIDACWRESYTLQRFLKDIIAGITVGIIAIPLAMALAIASGVPPQYGLYTSAIAGIVIAVTGGSRYSVSGPTAAFVVILYPVSQQFGLSGLLIATLMSGVFLVIMGLARFGRLIEYIPISVTLGFTSGIGITIATMQIKDFFGLTLDVPEHYIDKVVALASAMPTISWADTLIASVTLAVLILWPRLKLRIPGHLPALLAGTAVMALLSWFGYSVATIGSKFHYLMPDGSSGQGIPPILPQFVLPWNIPDISGKTFELSWDTISALLPAAFSMAMLGAIESLLCAVVLDGMTGKKHHSNGELIGQGLGNLTAPFFGGITATAAIARSAANVRAGASSPVSAIVHSILVIMALLVLAPALSYLPLAAMSSLLLLVAWNMSEAHKVIDILRRAPKDDIIVMLLCMSLTVLFDMVIAITVGIVLASLLFMRRIARMTRLSEMTSESTPDRLVMRVSGPLFFAAAERIFNELTQRIENQRVIILQWDAVPVLDAGGLSAFQRFIDVLPEGTELINCDIQYQPLKTLARAGIKPIAGKLAFYASMEEALMAGSGIPD, encoded by the coding sequence ATGAAAACGCATGGAATTAACGGTGTCAGACCGTTCAGTGCACTGATTGATGCCTGTTGGCGCGAATCCTATACACTTCAACGTTTCCTTAAAGACATTATTGCCGGTATTACCGTAGGGATTATTGCAATCCCACTGGCAATGGCATTGGCAATCGCCAGTGGAGTACCACCACAATATGGCCTGTATACTTCAGCCATTGCCGGTATAGTCATTGCCGTTACCGGAGGCTCGCGCTACAGCGTTTCAGGGCCAACCGCTGCCTTTGTGGTGATTCTTTATCCGGTATCCCAACAGTTTGGCCTATCTGGCTTATTAATTGCCACTCTGATGTCCGGAGTGTTTTTGGTAATTATGGGGCTGGCTCGTTTTGGTCGTCTGATTGAATATATTCCGATCTCAGTTACCTTAGGCTTCACCTCTGGTATCGGTATTACTATTGCTACCATGCAGATTAAAGATTTCTTTGGTCTGACGCTGGATGTACCGGAACACTACATTGATAAAGTCGTCGCATTGGCTTCTGCTATGCCGACCATCAGTTGGGCGGATACCTTGATTGCCAGCGTAACCTTAGCCGTGCTGATATTATGGCCTCGTTTAAAATTACGCATCCCTGGTCACTTACCTGCGTTGCTGGCAGGAACCGCCGTTATGGCCCTGCTGTCCTGGTTTGGTTATTCGGTTGCCACCATAGGCTCTAAGTTTCATTATCTGATGCCTGATGGCAGCAGCGGCCAGGGCATTCCACCTATTCTTCCTCAGTTTGTACTGCCCTGGAATATTCCGGATATCAGTGGTAAAACCTTTGAGCTCAGTTGGGATACCATTTCTGCTTTACTACCTGCAGCTTTTTCAATGGCTATGTTAGGAGCGATTGAATCACTACTCTGTGCCGTGGTATTGGATGGAATGACCGGTAAAAAACATCATTCTAATGGTGAATTGATTGGTCAGGGACTGGGAAATCTGACGGCGCCATTCTTTGGTGGAATAACTGCCACCGCCGCAATTGCCCGCTCCGCCGCTAACGTGCGTGCGGGGGCCAGTTCCCCTGTTTCTGCTATTGTCCACTCAATATTAGTGATTATGGCGTTACTGGTTTTAGCGCCTGCACTTTCCTATTTGCCTCTGGCAGCCATGTCATCCCTGTTGTTATTAGTGGCATGGAATATGAGCGAAGCGCATAAAGTTATCGATATTTTACGCCGTGCACCAAAAGACGACATTATCGTGATGCTTCTTTGTATGAGCCTCACGGTGCTATTCGATATGGTCATTGCCATCACTGTTGGTATTGTGCTGGCCTCATTACTATTTATGCGCCGAATTGCGCGTATGACGCGCCTATCGGAAATGACCTCGGAGTCAACCCCCGATCGGCTGGTGATGCGGGTTAGCGGCCCTCTGTTCTTTGCCGCAGCAGAAAGAATCTTTAATGAGTTAACACAGCGTATTGAAAACCAACGGGTGATTATCCTGCAATGGGATGCCGTACCAGTACTGGACGCCGGTGGCCTGAGTGCATTCCAACGGTTTATCGATGTTTTACCGGAAGGTACCGAACTGATTAACTGTGATATTCAATATCAACCATTAAAGACACTGGCGCGGGCAGGTATTAAGCCGATTGCCGGTAAACTGGCGTTCTATGCCTCGATGGAAGAGGCGTTGATGGCAGGGTCTGGAATTCCTGATTAA
- a CDS encoding beta/alpha barrel domain-containing protein translates to MLTTIHPSLASACQLELGKTLDQLNEATIGSIHLDIEDSSFIRNITFGLKTVTQVSGATHHPLSFHLMVGDPFPWIEWLKPLNPAWIFVHVETLANPAEILTLIKGIGSKAGLAFNPATPLAPYSYLASLADSLMIMTSEPDGMGQRFNPLLIDKVAQATSLFKDIEIWADGGITLATANKLHAAGARHLVLGRALFDSEDYVANVNTFREVGDER, encoded by the coding sequence ATGTTAACCACCATTCATCCTTCACTGGCCTCTGCCTGTCAGCTTGAGTTAGGGAAAACTCTCGATCAGTTGAATGAAGCAACTATAGGTTCGATACATTTGGATATTGAAGACAGCAGCTTTATTCGGAATATCACCTTTGGTTTAAAAACCGTTACTCAGGTTTCGGGGGCTACACATCACCCTTTGTCGTTTCATCTAATGGTCGGCGATCCTTTCCCGTGGATTGAGTGGCTGAAACCACTTAATCCTGCCTGGATATTTGTTCATGTTGAAACACTGGCGAATCCAGCCGAAATTCTGACCTTAATCAAAGGTATCGGGAGCAAAGCCGGGCTGGCGTTCAATCCCGCAACGCCACTGGCACCTTACTCTTATCTGGCTTCACTGGCAGATAGCCTAATGATTATGACCAGTGAACCTGATGGTATGGGGCAGCGTTTTAATCCGCTGCTGATTGATAAAGTTGCGCAGGCTACATCACTGTTTAAAGACATAGAAATTTGGGCCGATGGTGGTATTACGCTCGCAACAGCTAACAAACTGCATGCTGCCGGAGCACGACATCTGGTGCTGGGACGAGCGCTATTTGATTCAGAAGATTATGTAGCAAACGTCAATACTTTTCGGGAGGTTGGGGATGAGCGATAA
- the prmC gene encoding peptide chain release factor N(5)-glutamine methyltransferase — protein sequence MTFNQWLEQAIVRLTGGDSPKRDAEILLGHVTGKTRTFLMAFSETELDAQQESRLNELLCRRLQGEPIAYLVGSREFWSLLLKVSPVTLIPRPDTEKLVELALERLPTIDCDILDLGTGTGAIALALGHERPDSSVTGIDYQAEAVSLAQDNADNLNINNVHFVQGDWFGPLNDAYFDMIVSNPPYIDESDPHLSQGDVRYEPNSALIAAQQGFADLDHIIEQAPEYLKPGGWLLLEHGWTQGEQVRALFKQRGFELIATHQDYGGNERVTLGRWFKH from the coding sequence ATGACATTTAATCAATGGTTAGAACAAGCCATCGTCAGATTGACTGGCGGTGACAGTCCTAAGCGGGATGCTGAAATCCTGCTGGGGCATGTAACAGGAAAAACGCGTACATTTCTGATGGCGTTTAGCGAAACAGAGCTGGATGCTCAACAGGAATCTCGTCTTAACGAACTGTTGTGCCGAAGGCTACAGGGAGAACCTATTGCCTATCTGGTTGGTTCCCGTGAGTTTTGGTCGCTATTATTGAAGGTTTCACCGGTAACATTAATTCCCCGCCCGGATACCGAGAAGTTAGTCGAGTTAGCATTAGAGCGATTACCTACCATTGACTGCGATATTCTGGATTTAGGCACCGGAACCGGTGCTATTGCGCTGGCGTTAGGTCATGAGCGTCCTGACAGTTCAGTGACGGGTATTGATTATCAGGCGGAAGCGGTCTCACTGGCGCAAGATAATGCAGATAATCTGAACATTAACAACGTCCATTTTGTGCAAGGTGACTGGTTTGGGCCGCTGAATGACGCCTATTTTGATATGATCGTTAGCAATCCTCCCTACATTGATGAAAGCGATCCGCATTTGAGCCAGGGCGATGTACGTTATGAACCAAACAGCGCATTAATTGCCGCACAACAGGGTTTTGCCGATTTAGACCATATTATTGAACAAGCACCGGAATATCTTAAACCTGGCGGTTGGCTATTGTTGGAACACGGCTGGACGCAGGGGGAGCAGGTACGAGCTTTGTTTAAACAGCGGGGTTTTGAATTGATTGCTACCCATCAGGATTATGGCGGCAATGAGCGAGTCACTCTGGGACGTTGGTTTAAACATTAA
- a CDS encoding BtpA/SgcQ family protein, producing the protein MSWLKSVIGTEKAVIAMCHFRALPGDPGFDNSKGMSWVIDRAYDDLTALQNGGVDAVMFSNEFSMPYLTKVKPETSAAMARIIGQLMAEIRVPYGVNVLWDPVASFDLAMAVDAQFIREIFTGAYASDFGVWNTNVGETIRHQQRIGAGKVKTLFNIVPEAAVYLGNRDIQSIAKSTVFNNRPDALCVSGLTAGSKTDSATLKLVKDTVPGTVVLANTGVCLENVEEQLSIADGCVTATHFKKDGIFENFVDGDRVARFMDKVRSIRQ; encoded by the coding sequence ATGAGTTGGCTTAAGTCAGTTATTGGCACAGAAAAAGCGGTGATAGCCATGTGTCATTTTCGAGCATTGCCGGGAGATCCTGGTTTTGATAACAGCAAAGGGATGAGCTGGGTGATTGATCGGGCATATGATGATTTGACCGCTTTACAAAACGGCGGAGTGGATGCAGTGATGTTTTCCAATGAGTTTAGTATGCCTTACTTAACCAAAGTGAAACCAGAAACCTCAGCGGCAATGGCTCGCATTATTGGTCAACTGATGGCAGAAATTCGGGTTCCATATGGGGTAAACGTACTCTGGGATCCGGTGGCCTCTTTTGATTTGGCGATGGCGGTAGACGCACAGTTTATTCGGGAAATTTTTACCGGTGCTTATGCCAGTGATTTTGGTGTCTGGAATACTAATGTTGGAGAAACTATCCGGCACCAGCAACGAATTGGCGCAGGAAAAGTGAAGACCTTGTTTAATATTGTGCCGGAAGCCGCAGTCTATTTAGGCAATCGGGATATTCAGTCTATTGCTAAATCAACGGTATTTAACAATCGTCCGGATGCACTCTGTGTTTCAGGTTTGACCGCCGGAAGTAAAACTGACTCAGCCACGCTGAAGTTAGTTAAAGATACTGTACCTGGCACGGTGGTGTTGGCAAATACTGGGGTTTGTCTGGAAAACGTGGAAGAACAGTTATCCATTGCTGATGGTTGCGTCACTGCCACACACTTCAAGAAAGACGGCATCTTTGAAAACTTTGTCGATGGGGATCGTGTAGCGCGATTTATGGATAAGGTTCGTAGTATTCGCCAATAA
- the eco gene encoding serine protease inhibitor ecotin — MAALIGISTHVLAETPSQNRIGSAPKEETSVSKEIAPASKSPELKEIAPYPEAQKGQVRHAIFLPAVENENNLKVELVMGKEMEVDCNRQMLGGKLENKTLEGWGYNYFVLSDVSGPVSTMMACPDGKKHKALVTIPHGDFLQRYNSKLPIVIYAPQDIQVRYRIWSTTDETTAAEIK; from the coding sequence ATGGCCGCTTTAATTGGTATCTCTACTCATGTATTAGCTGAAACACCAAGCCAAAACCGTATTGGTTCAGCACCTAAAGAAGAAACATCTGTGTCAAAAGAGATTGCTCCAGCCTCTAAATCTCCGGAACTAAAAGAGATCGCCCCTTATCCTGAAGCACAAAAAGGTCAGGTTCGCCACGCCATTTTTCTACCTGCAGTAGAGAATGAAAATAACCTGAAAGTTGAACTGGTGATGGGAAAAGAGATGGAAGTCGACTGTAACCGTCAAATGCTCGGTGGCAAGTTAGAAAACAAAACTCTTGAAGGATGGGGATATAACTATTTCGTTTTAAGTGATGTAAGCGGCCCGGTTTCAACCATGATGGCTTGTCCGGATGGTAAGAAACACAAAGCGCTGGTAACGATTCCCCACGGCGACTTCCTGCAACGCTATAACAGTAAACTGCCTATTGTGATTTATGCGCCACAGGATATTCAGGTTCGTTACCGCATTTGGTCAACCACTGATGAGACTACTGCGGCAGAGATTAAATAA
- a CDS encoding M42 family metallopeptidase has product MTFDVQKNLLNLLALDGISGHEHKIAAVMQQQFSQSAHQVWQDRLGNIVAQYGSRSPDAFRLMIFAHMDEVGFMVRKIEENGFLRFERVGGPAQITMSGSTVRLDGEHGPVHGCIGIKSYHFSKGDERTQPPGIEHLWIDIGAADKQDAARMGIKVGTPVCLYNPPQLLANDLVCSKALDDRLGCTALLGVAAAVEQLELDIALYLVASVQEEFNIRGILPVLRRVNPDMAIGIDITPSCDTPDLSDYSDVVINKGPGITCLNYHGRGTLAGLITPPKLIAFLEKAAAEHQIPVQREVAPGVITETGYIQMEQDGIPYASLSIPCRYTHSPSEVASIRDLSDCIRLLTAIAQIEGQQFPVAAR; this is encoded by the coding sequence ATGACTTTTGATGTGCAAAAAAATTTACTCAATTTATTGGCGCTGGATGGGATATCTGGCCACGAGCATAAAATAGCGGCTGTTATGCAGCAGCAGTTTAGTCAGAGCGCTCATCAGGTATGGCAGGATCGACTGGGTAACATCGTTGCTCAATACGGTAGTCGATCGCCTGATGCTTTTCGGCTGATGATTTTCGCCCATATGGATGAAGTGGGCTTCATGGTGCGCAAAATTGAAGAGAATGGTTTTTTGCGTTTTGAGCGAGTAGGTGGCCCAGCGCAGATTACCATGTCAGGATCCACTGTCAGACTGGATGGTGAACACGGCCCGGTGCACGGTTGTATTGGCATTAAATCTTATCATTTCAGTAAAGGCGATGAACGTACTCAACCTCCGGGGATTGAACATCTGTGGATTGATATAGGTGCAGCAGATAAGCAGGATGCTGCCCGGATGGGAATCAAAGTAGGAACGCCGGTATGTTTATATAACCCACCGCAACTTTTAGCCAATGATCTGGTTTGCAGTAAAGCGCTGGACGACCGGCTGGGATGTACCGCATTGCTGGGCGTTGCCGCAGCAGTAGAACAGCTGGAGCTGGATATTGCGCTTTATCTGGTGGCTTCGGTACAAGAGGAATTCAATATTCGGGGGATTTTGCCGGTATTACGTCGGGTTAATCCGGATATGGCAATAGGTATTGATATTACCCCATCTTGCGATACCCCCGATTTATCAGATTATTCCGATGTGGTTATCAATAAAGGCCCGGGTATTACCTGTCTGAATTATCACGGACGGGGAACGCTGGCCGGTCTTATTACGCCACCTAAACTGATTGCTTTTCTGGAAAAAGCGGCGGCCGAACATCAGATTCCGGTACAAAGAGAAGTGGCTCCGGGCGTGATTACTGAAACTGGTTATATCCAAATGGAGCAAGACGGTATTCCTTACGCAAGCCTGTCTATTCCTTGTCGCTATACCCATTCCCCCAGCGAAGTGGCCAGCATCCGCGATCTGAGTGATTGCATTCGATTATTAACCGCCATAGCCCAAATTGAGGGGCAACAGTTCCCTGTTGCTGCCAGATAA
- a CDS encoding PTS sugar transporter subunit IIA, with the protein MIEDCKAAQALRHAESWAEAVALAANPLIELGYAKTEYIQGIIDNTREYGPYYLIAPGIALPHARPQQGAIRNGVAFTTLSQPVSFGHDECDPIWLLICVSATDAEQHIKTIQAIASLLDNSVLITQIQQARNDNELYRLLASATVDI; encoded by the coding sequence TTGATTGAGGATTGTAAAGCCGCGCAGGCTTTACGCCATGCTGAATCATGGGCTGAAGCCGTGGCGCTGGCAGCCAACCCTTTGATTGAGCTTGGCTATGCAAAAACAGAGTATATACAGGGCATTATTGATAATACGCGGGAGTATGGACCCTACTATTTGATTGCACCGGGAATTGCCTTACCTCATGCGCGGCCACAGCAAGGGGCTATCCGTAACGGCGTGGCATTTACCACCTTGTCGCAACCTGTGAGTTTTGGTCATGACGAATGCGACCCCATCTGGCTGCTTATTTGCGTAAGCGCAACCGATGCTGAACAGCACATCAAGACTATTCAGGCCATTGCTTCTCTGTTGGATAATTCAGTACTGATAACACAAATTCAGCAGGCCAGAAATGATAATGAACTTTATCGATTATTAGCTTCGGCAACCGTGGATATCTGA
- the hxpB gene encoding hexitol phosphatase HxpB — MTTAIIFDMDGVLVDSEPVWVKVEKEIYLQCYGVHLGDEDFKDSAGIRIDKQLTEYHHRYSLPLEEVSHRAEEIVTEVGRRIQTNPQPMPGVVELLETIQQHGLPMVVASSSPQKQIARVLDALNISHYFSHQISAEGMINGKPHPVVFLQAADILSVNPEDCIVIEDAVNGMVAAKAAQMKVIVMPAPEARQDKRFGLADVQVNTLSEVWQAIQQLK; from the coding sequence ATGACGACGGCTATTATCTTTGATATGGATGGTGTACTGGTGGATTCCGAGCCTGTCTGGGTCAAAGTGGAAAAAGAGATTTATTTGCAGTGTTATGGTGTTCATTTAGGCGACGAAGATTTTAAAGATAGCGCCGGTATTCGTATCGATAAACAGCTGACAGAATACCATCATCGTTATTCACTCCCGTTGGAAGAGGTTTCACACCGCGCAGAAGAAATCGTTACTGAAGTTGGCCGTCGAATACAGACTAATCCTCAACCGATGCCAGGAGTAGTTGAATTGCTGGAAACTATTCAACAACATGGTTTGCCAATGGTTGTTGCGTCTTCTTCACCACAAAAGCAAATTGCCCGCGTATTAGATGCCTTAAATATCAGCCATTACTTTTCTCATCAAATATCTGCTGAAGGCATGATCAACGGTAAGCCTCATCCGGTTGTCTTTTTGCAGGCGGCAGATATACTCAGCGTCAATCCGGAAGACTGTATCGTGATTGAAGACGCGGTAAACGGTATGGTAGCGGCGAAAGCAGCGCAAATGAAAGTGATTGTTATGCCAGCACCAGAGGCGCGTCAGGATAAGCGATTTGGATTAGCCGATGTACAAGTTAATACGCTAAGCGAAGTTTGGCAGGCAATACAGCAGTTAAAATAG
- a CDS encoding DUF1090 domain-containing protein — translation MFKKICLIVPLIISPAVFAAESNAGKDYCAIKEEKINQQIEYAKKYNNPNRLAGLERALSNVKAHCSNKGYIADAESKIADKERKVEERRQELAEAKASGKSDKVSKKQKKLQEAEAELDEAINSL, via the coding sequence ATGTTTAAGAAAATCTGTTTAATTGTTCCTTTAATTATTTCTCCGGCCGTCTTTGCTGCGGAATCTAACGCGGGTAAAGATTACTGTGCGATAAAAGAGGAGAAAATTAATCAGCAGATCGAATATGCAAAAAAATATAATAATCCGAATCGTTTAGCCGGGTTAGAACGCGCATTAAGTAATGTAAAAGCTCACTGTAGCAATAAAGGCTATATTGCCGATGCAGAGAGTAAGATTGCAGATAAAGAGCGTAAAGTTGAAGAACGTCGTCAGGAACTGGCTGAAGCTAAAGCTTCCGGTAAGTCTGACAAAGTGAGTAAAAAACAGAAAAAGCTTCAGGAAGCTGAGGCCGAACTGGATGAAGCAATCAATTCGCTGTAG
- the sirB1 gene encoding invasion regulator SirB1, with amino-acid sequence MKRGSITDFEFNNHPLSEGIYLITRLIRDDFPEDQVRYELDQLAGKARELISKDLDADLQLEQLLELFYHTWGFGGAGGVYNLSDTLWLDKVLKTHQGAPSSLGLILMYIANRLDIPLYPVIFPTQLLIKAEWLDGDSWVINPLNGETLTSHILDVWLKGHLGISARLSNDDLSDAENSQIIIRLLGSLKGALMQENKPELALRASELALSFDPEDPYEIRDRGLIYAQLECNHIAAKDLNYFVEQCPEDPVTEIIKLQLNNIEQNTVTLH; translated from the coding sequence ATGAAGCGCGGAAGCATAACTGATTTTGAGTTTAACAATCATCCATTAAGCGAAGGTATTTACCTGATTACACGTTTAATTCGTGATGATTTTCCAGAAGATCAGGTTCGTTATGAGTTAGACCAGTTAGCCGGGAAGGCCAGAGAGCTTATTTCCAAAGATCTGGATGCAGATCTACAGCTCGAACAGTTACTGGAGTTGTTCTACCATACCTGGGGATTTGGTGGTGCAGGTGGCGTCTACAATTTGTCAGATACTTTATGGTTAGATAAAGTGTTAAAAACCCATCAGGGAGCACCTTCGTCATTAGGTTTGATATTGATGTATATTGCTAATCGACTGGATATACCTCTTTATCCGGTGATTTTCCCAACCCAGTTATTGATTAAAGCAGAGTGGTTGGATGGTGACAGTTGGGTAATTAACCCACTGAACGGTGAGACACTAACCAGCCATATTCTGGATGTCTGGCTAAAAGGGCATTTGGGTATCAGCGCAAGGTTGAGTAATGATGACCTGAGTGATGCAGAAAACAGTCAAATCATTATACGTTTATTGGGTTCTCTGAAAGGTGCATTAATGCAAGAGAACAAACCGGAATTAGCCTTGAGAGCCAGCGAGTTGGCCCTGAGTTTTGATCCGGAAGATCCTTATGAGATTCGCGATCGTGGTTTGATATATGCACAACTGGAGTGCAACCACATTGCAGCAAAAGATTTAAACTATTTTGTAGAGCAGTGCCCGGAAGATCCGGTGACTGAGATTATAAAATTACAGTTGAATAATATTGAACAAAACACCGTTACGCTTCATTAA